One genomic window of Peromyscus maniculatus bairdii isolate BWxNUB_F1_BW_parent chromosome 2, HU_Pman_BW_mat_3.1, whole genome shotgun sequence includes the following:
- the Pik3cd gene encoding phosphatidylinositol 4,5-bisphosphate 3-kinase catalytic subunit delta isoform isoform X1, whose product MPPGVDCPMDFWTKEESQSVAVDFLLPTGVYLNFPVSRNANLSTIKQVLWHRAQYEPLFHMLSGPEAYVFTCVNQTAEQQELEDEQRRLCDIQPFLPVLRLVAREGDRVKKLINSQISLLIGKGLHEFDSLRDPEVNDFRTKMRQFCEEVAAHRQQLGWEDWLQYSFPLQLEPSARSWRASILRVTNRALLVNVKFEGSEESFTFQVSTNDMPLALMACALRKKATVFRRPLVEQPEDYALQVNGRHEYLYGSYPLCQFQYICSCLHSGLTPHLTMVHSSSILAMRDEQSNPAPQVQKPRTKPPPIPAKKPSSVSLWSLEQPFCIELIEGSKVNADERMKLVVQAGLFHGNEMLCKTVSSSEVSVCSEPVWKQRLEFDISVCDLPRMARLCFALYAVVEKAKKARSTKKKSKKADCPIAWANLMLFDYKDQLKTGECRLYMWPSVPDEKGELLNPAGTVRSNPNTESAAALVICLPEVAPHPVYFPALEKILELGRHGERGRVTEEEQLQLREILERRGSGELYEHEKDLVWKLRHEVQERFPEALARLLLVTKWNKHEDVAQLSQMLYLLCSWPELPVLSALELLDFSFPDCYVGSFAIKSLRKLTDDELFQYLLQLVQVLKYESYLDCELTKFLLDRALANRKIGHFLFWHLRSEMHVPSVALRFGLIMEAYCRGSTHHMKVLMKQGEALSKLKALNDFVKVSSQKTTKPQTKEMMHMCMRQETYMEALSHLQSPLDPSTLLEEVCVEQCTFMDSKMKPLWIMYSSEEAGSAGSVGIIFKNGDDLRQDMLTLQMIQLMDVLWKQEGLDLRMTPYGCLPTGDRTGLIEVVLHSDTIANIQLNKSNMAATAAFNKDALLNWLKSKNPGEALDRAIEEFTLSCAGYCVATYVLGIGDRHSDNIMIRESGQLFHIDFGHFLGNFKTKFGINRERVPFILTYDFVHVIQQGKTNNSEKFERFRGYCERAYTILRRHGLLFLHLFALMRAAGLPELSCSKDIQYLKDSLALGKTEEEALKHFRVKFNEALRESWKTKVNWLAHNVSKDNRQ is encoded by the exons GTGCTGTGGCATCGGGCACAGTATGAGCCACTATTCCACATGCTCAGTGGCCCTGAGGCTTACGTGTTCACTTGTGTGAACCAGACAGCCGAGCAGCAGGAGTTGGAGGATGAGCAGAGGAGACTGTGTGACATCCAGCCCTTCCTGCCGGTGCTGCGGCTGGTGGCCCGCGAGGGCGACCGCGTCAAGAAGCTCATCAACTCCCAGATCAGCCTCCTCATTGGCAAAG GTCTccatgagtttgattccctgcGGGACCCGGAAGTGAACGACTTCCGCACTAAGATGCGCCAGTTCTGTGAAGAGGTTGCTGCTCACCGCCAGCAGCTGGGCTGGGAGGACTGGCTGCAGTACAGCttccccctgcagctggagccCTCTGCAAGGAGCTGGCGGGCCAGCATACTGCGTGTCACCAACCGAGCCCTGCTGGTCAATGTGAAGTTCGAGGGCAGCGAG GAGAGCTTCACCTTCCAGGTATCCACCAACGACATGCCCCTGGCACTGATGGCCTGTGCCCTCCGAAAGAAGGCCACAGTGTTCCGGCGGCCTCTGGTGGAGCAGCCTGAAGACTATGCACTTCAGGTGAACGGGAGGCATGAGTACCTCTATGGCAGCTACCCGCTGTGCCAGTTCCAG TACATCTGCAGCTGCCTGCACAGCGGACTGACCCCCCACCTGACCAtggtccactcctcctccatcctcgCCATGCGGGATGAGCAGAGCAACCCTGCCCCCCAAGTCCAGAAACCACGCACCAAACCTCCCCCAATCCCTGCTAAGAAG ccctcctctgtGTCCCTGTGGTCCCTAGAGCAGCCGTTCTGCATTGAGCTGATCGAGGGCAGCAAAGTGAATGCAGATGAGCGGATGAAG ctggttGTACAGGCCGGGCTCTTCCATGGCAATGAGATGCTGTGCAAGACGGTGTCCAGCTCAGAGGTGAGCGTGTGCTCGGAGCCCGTGTGGAAACAGCGCCTGGAGTTCGACATCAGCGTCTGTGACCTGCCGCGCATGGCCCGCCTCTGCTTTGCACTCTATGCCGTTGTGGAGAAGGCTAAGAAGGCGCGCTCTACGAAGAAGAAGTCCAAGAAGGCA GACTGCCCCATCGCCTGGGCCAACCTTATGCTCTTCGACTACAAAGACCAGCTCAAGACGGGGGAATGCCGCCTTTACATGTGGCCCTCCGTCCCAG ATGAGAAAGGAGAGCTGTTGAACCCTGCGGGTACAGTGCGTAGCAACCCCAACACAGAAAGTGCTGCGGCCCTGGTCATCTGCCTGCCTGAGGTGGCCCCCCATCCTGTGTACTTCCCTGCCCTGGAGAAG ATACTGGAGCTGGGGCGTCACGGGGAGCGCGGGCGCGTCACAGAGGAGGAG cagctgcagctgagggAGATCCTGGAGCGGAGGGGGTCTGGGGAGCTGTATGAACATGAGAAGGACCTGGTGTGGAAGCTGCGGCATGAAGTCCAGGAGCGTTTCCCAGAGGCTCTGGCCCGCCTGCTCCTGGTCACCAAGTGGAATAAACATGAGGATGTGGCCCAG CTGTCCCAGATGCTCTATCTGCTGTGCTCCTGGCCCGAGCTGCCTGTGCTGAGCGCGCTGGAACTGCTGGACTTCAGCTTTCCCGACTGCTACGTGGGCTCCTTCGCCATCAAGTCCCTGCGGAAGCTGAC GGATGATGAACTTTTCCAGTACCTTCTGCAGCTTGTGCAGGTGCTCAAATACGAGTCCTACCTGGACTGCGAGTTGACCAAATTCTTGCTGGACCGAGCCCTGGCTAACCGCAAGATCggccacttcctcttctggcACCTCCG ctctgaGATGCACGTACCATCCGTGGCCCTGCGATTTGGCCTCATCATGGAGGCCTACTGCAGAGGCAGCACCCACCACATGAAGGTGCTGATGAAGCAG GGGGAAGCACTGAGCAAGCTGAAGGCACTGAACGACTTTGTGAAGGTGAGCTCTCAGAAGACCACCAAGCCCCAGACCAAGGAGATGATGCATATGTGCATGCGCCAGGAGACCTACATGGAGGCCCTGTCCCACCTGCAGTCTCCGCTGGACCCCAGCaccctgctggaggaagtctg TGTGGAGCAATGCACCTTCATGGACTCCAAGATGAAGCCACTGTGGATCATGTACAGCAGTGAGGAGGCGGGCAGTGCTGGCAGCGTGGGCATCATCTTTAAGAACGGGGATG ACCTCCGCCAGGACATGCTGACTCTGCAGATGATCCAGCTCATGGACGTCCTGTGGAAGCAGGAGGGCCTGGACCTGAG GATGACGCCCTATGGCTGCCTCCCCACTGGAGACCGCACAGGCCTCATTGAGGTGGTCCTTCACTCAGACACCATTGCCAACATCCAGCTGAACAAGAGCAACATGGCAGCCACAGCTGCCTTCAACAAGGACGCCCTGCTCAACTGGCTCAAGTCCAAGAACCCTGG GGAGGCCCTGGATCGAGCCATCGAGGAATTCACCCTCTCCTGTGCTGGCTACTGTGTGGCCACGTATGTGCTGGGCATTGGTGACCGACATAGCGACAACATCATGATCCGAGAGAGTGGGCAG cTGTTCCACATTGATTTTGGCCACTTTCTGGGGAACTTCAAGACCAAGTTTGGAATCAACCGGGAACGAGTCCCCTTCATCCTCACCTATGACTTTGTCCACGTGATCCAGCAGGGGAAGACTAATAATAGTGAGAAATTTGAAAG GTTTCGTGGCTACTGTGAACGAGCCTACACCATCCTGCGGCGCCATGGGctgctcttcctccatctctttgccCTGATGCGTGCTGCAGGTCTGCCTGAGCTTAGCTGCTCCAAAGATATCCAGTATCTCAAG GACTCTCTGGCACTAGGGAAGACCGAGGAAGAGGCACTCAAACACTTCCGGGTGAAGTTCAATGAAGCCCTACGGGAGAGCTGGAAAACCAAAGTCAACTGGCTGGCACACAATGTGTCCAAGGATAACAGGCAATAA